From Virgibacillus ihumii, the proteins below share one genomic window:
- a CDS encoding spore coat protein GerQ yields MNPQTGTQQSCKSVDQAGQGVTQVENGMGGYPPVNLPPSAEQSPTQNQQFIVDALRRHTGDFVRVSMSFNNTDREFKGTVQDVGMDHVTLEDERLNSRVILPLIFVNYIEIPK; encoded by the coding sequence ATGAACCCCCAGACGGGCACGCAACAATCGTGTAAATCTGTTGACCAGGCGGGGCAAGGTGTAACCCAAGTGGAAAATGGGATGGGTGGTTACCCCCCTGTGAATCTACCCCCATCCGCGGAGCAGTCCCCAACCCAAAACCAGCAATTTATAGTGGATGCATTACGCCGGCATACGGGCGACTTTGTCCGGGTCAGTATGTCCTTTAACAACACTGATAGGGAATTTAAGGGAACGGTTCAGGATGTAGGGATGGACCACGTGACTCTGGAAGATGAAAGGTTGAATTCGCGTGTAATATTGCCACTGATTTTTGTAAACTATATTGAAATCCCAAAGTAG
- a CDS encoding cell wall hydrolase, translating to MPRINYTNEDVALLARMMRAEAAGEGREGMLHVGNVIVNRVVANCLDFQNINSVRDAIFQIQGGNFSFEAVQKGNLFYKGARPNEKELARKVLNGWRQFPSKYALWYFNPPGPEGSTPQGSCPTEWFGEPFAGRYRNHCFYEPAAGTCPGVYIR from the coding sequence ATGCCAAGGATAAATTACACAAATGAGGATGTGGCCTTATTGGCTAGGATGATGAGGGCGGAGGCTGCGGGTGAAGGAAGAGAAGGAATGTTGCATGTAGGAAATGTAATTGTTAACCGGGTTGTAGCAAACTGTTTGGATTTTCAAAATATAAATTCAGTTCGGGATGCTATTTTTCAGATACAAGGGGGTAACTTTTCGTTTGAGGCCGTTCAAAAGGGTAATTTATTCTATAAGGGGGCGAGGCCCAATGAAAAGGAACTGGCAAGAAAGGTTTTGAATGGTTGGCGACAATTCCCGTCAAAATATGCCCTCTGGTATTTCAATCCACCTGGCCCAGAAGGATCAACCCCTCAGGGCTCATGCCCCACGGAATGGTTTGGCGAGCCTTTTGCTGGCCGTTATAGAAATCATTGCTTCTATGAACCGGCAGCTGGAACATGTCCAGGTGTATACATTAGGTGA
- a CDS encoding DUF421 domain-containing protein, which yields MPGWLEVIIRSLSLLVVLFLITKMLGKKQMSQLDIFQYITGIVIGSIVATHATDLSSQFEYALIALMVWFLVPFGVELLGLKSKRFRDFTQNKGSVFIQNGKIMEDNLKKERFTTDDLLEELRDNNIFKVADVEFAVMEPTGKLNVLPKKENQPVTNKDLGLKPAPEKEPQTIIMDGKTLIEPLTNASLNTNWLETELDKMNISIENVFLGQVDSSGQLTVDLYDDMINVPSPSEKPLLLASMKKCQADLELFALSTQNQQVKNMYEQNSQRMTEAINKVEKYLR from the coding sequence ATGCCAGGCTGGCTTGAAGTAATCATTCGTTCACTCAGTCTTTTAGTGGTGCTGTTTTTAATTACAAAAATGCTTGGAAAAAAGCAAATGTCGCAATTGGATATTTTCCAGTATATTACTGGTATCGTAATCGGAAGCATTGTCGCAACACATGCCACAGACCTGAGTAGCCAATTTGAATATGCCTTGATTGCGTTAATGGTTTGGTTCCTTGTGCCTTTTGGAGTGGAATTGCTGGGATTAAAAAGCAAGCGATTTCGGGACTTTACCCAAAATAAAGGATCCGTTTTTATTCAAAACGGCAAGATTATGGAAGATAACCTGAAAAAAGAGCGTTTCACCACCGATGATCTGCTTGAAGAATTACGCGACAATAATATATTCAAGGTCGCCGATGTCGAGTTTGCTGTGATGGAGCCGACAGGTAAGCTGAATGTACTGCCCAAGAAAGAAAATCAGCCAGTCACCAATAAAGATCTTGGGTTGAAACCCGCCCCAGAAAAGGAACCACAAACTATCATTATGGATGGAAAAACACTGATCGAGCCATTAACGAACGCTTCATTGAACACAAACTGGCTGGAAACAGAACTGGATAAAATGAACATAAGTATCGAAAATGTTTTTCTTGGTCAGGTTGATTCATCCGGCCAGTTAACTGTTGACTTATATGATGACATGATCAATGTGCCCAGTCCATCAGAAAAGCCACTGTTGCTTGCATCGATGAAAAAATGTCAGGCTGATTTGGAATTGTTCGCACTGTCAACACAAAATCAGCAAGTCAAAAACATGTATGAACAGAACAGTCAGCGCATGACAGAGGCGATTAACAAAGTCGAAAAATATTTACGATAG
- a CDS encoding DUF421 domain-containing protein, which translates to MEEVNIGLLTIKVIVGFATLFFIIIITGRTSIYQLTPFHLVFVLVLGDFLGNTIYQDKVGIFHFLYAIGLWTFLMLGIEFMTLKNKSTRSLLIGNPNIIIRDGVMDRKLLTKNKLDVNQILSILRQNNVFSVREVKYGILEANGQISLLLKSKYQKPDKQDLNLPESPVDLPTSLIIDGEILWDNLHELGFDQQWLDNQLTTNGYDNVKRILYADWRESEGIHVSPK; encoded by the coding sequence TTGGAAGAAGTTAATATTGGTTTACTGACGATCAAAGTCATTGTTGGTTTTGCCACTTTATTTTTTATCATTATCATAACAGGCAGAACATCCATCTATCAGTTAACCCCGTTTCATTTAGTTTTTGTGTTAGTACTTGGAGATTTTTTAGGAAATACCATTTATCAAGATAAGGTAGGGATTTTTCATTTTTTATATGCCATCGGATTGTGGACGTTTCTTATGTTGGGAATAGAGTTTATGACTCTAAAAAATAAATCGACACGTTCTCTCTTAATAGGCAATCCTAACATAATCATTCGAGATGGTGTTATGGACAGAAAGTTACTTACAAAGAACAAATTGGATGTAAATCAAATATTGAGTATACTCCGTCAAAATAATGTCTTTTCAGTTCGCGAAGTCAAATACGGTATATTGGAAGCTAATGGGCAAATAAGTTTATTATTAAAATCCAAGTATCAAAAACCAGACAAGCAAGATCTCAATCTTCCAGAAAGTCCAGTAGACCTCCCAACATCGTTAATTATAGATGGGGAAATTTTATGGGATAATTTACATGAACTCGGATTTGATCAACAGTGGTTAGATAACCAATTAACTACCAATGGATATGATAATGTAAAGCGTATACTCTACGCAGATTGGCGAGAGAGTGAAGGCATACATGTAAGTCCTAAATAA
- a CDS encoding kanamycin nucleotidyltransferase C-terminal domain-containing protein gives MERLSSKANSIDYEWPVKGDTIFTSRILYDPKNIYGQLTKQARKTEESVDFNDFLREALADMYEHVYKVFILTESNTLSVADESRQIAYWAAICVALKNKVRYLSSLHYLPG, from the coding sequence TTGGAAAGACTTTCCTCAAAGGCAAATTCAATAGATTACGAATGGCCCGTTAAAGGCGATACAATTTTCACCAGCAGGATCCTGTATGACCCTAAAAACATTTATGGGCAGTTAACAAAACAAGCCCGAAAAACAGAAGAAAGTGTCGATTTTAATGATTTTTTAAGAGAAGCACTAGCTGATATGTATGAACATGTATACAAGGTTTTTATTTTGACTGAATCTAATACATTATCTGTGGCAGATGAATCCAGACAAATTGCATATTGGGCTGCAATATGTGTCGCTTTAAAAAATAAAGTGAGGTATTTGTCAAGTCTACACTATTTACCAGGATAG
- a CDS encoding SDR family NAD(P)-dependent oxidoreductase — protein sequence MKVLKGKIAIVTGASRAQGIGYAICLMHAKADIFFTHWSTYDKSEGVGSEKKYQNVLYNKIRNLGVRCEHIEADLSRPETPTNILNQVEETLGTPSVLINNATYEKLVDFRTLDAEVLEKHYKVNNSGTLVLSTEFAKRFENAFPNKEGGRIINFVLKPNLKR from the coding sequence ATGAAGGTTTTAAAAGGAAAGATAGCAATTGTAACCGGGGCAAGTCGTGCCCAAGGCATTGGTTACGCCATTTGTTTAATGCATGCCAAAGCTGATATCTTTTTTACCCATTGGAGCACTTATGATAAAAGTGAAGGTGTTGGCTCCGAAAAAAAATATCAAAATGTTTTATACAACAAGATAAGGAATTTAGGAGTACGTTGTGAACACATAGAAGCCGATTTATCAAGGCCGGAAACCCCAACAAATATTTTAAATCAAGTTGAAGAAACTTTGGGTACTCCAAGCGTGTTAATAAACAATGCAACTTATGAAAAATTAGTTGACTTCCGTACTTTGGATGCAGAGGTTCTCGAAAAACATTATAAGGTGAATAACAGCGGAACCTTAGTATTAAGTACTGAATTCGCTAAGAGATTCGAAAATGCTTTCCCTAATAAAGAGGGTGGAAGAATCATTAATTTTGTTCTCAAACCAAACCTGAAACGATAG
- a CDS encoding DUF1657 domain-containing protein: protein MTVGSQVKGCYSSIKSAEATLMNLKGKTNDPQAEQAFDNAKNIMVDIKSDLEKQIIYLSQEEPQYKS, encoded by the coding sequence ATGACTGTAGGTTCACAAGTGAAAGGATGTTATTCATCCATCAAGAGTGCAGAAGCAACGCTAATGAATTTGAAGGGTAAAACCAATGATCCACAGGCCGAACAAGCCTTTGATAATGCCAAAAATATAATGGTGGATATTAAATCCGATCTAGAGAAACAGATTATTTACCTGTCACAGGAAGAACCGCAATACAAAAGCTAA
- the spoVAC gene encoding stage V sporulation protein AC, which yields MADKKKKNLPPAAQKYQSFQKDRETKRPLLKNCLKAFFVGGFICFIGQIISTIYIYYFDFTEQTVGNPTVATLIFITMFLTGFGVYDRIGQFAGAGSAVPVTGFGNAVISAAIEHRTEGFVLGVGGNMFKLAGSIILFGVFAAFVISLIKLIFITWGGL from the coding sequence ATGGCAGATAAGAAGAAAAAGAATTTACCGCCTGCCGCACAAAAATATCAATCATTTCAAAAGGACCGGGAAACCAAACGTCCGCTTCTTAAAAATTGTTTGAAAGCTTTTTTTGTCGGCGGCTTTATATGTTTTATCGGCCAGATTATTTCAACCATATACATCTATTATTTTGATTTTACGGAGCAGACAGTCGGCAATCCCACGGTAGCTACGTTAATTTTTATCACCATGTTTTTAACAGGATTCGGCGTTTACGATCGGATTGGACAGTTTGCCGGAGCGGGATCGGCCGTGCCAGTTACCGGGTTTGGGAATGCTGTCATTTCCGCAGCAATTGAACACCGCACCGAAGGATTTGTTCTCGGGGTTGGTGGAAACATGTTCAAACTGGCCGGTTCTATCATTTTGTTCGGGGTATTTGCAGCATTCGTTATTTCGTTAATCAAATTGATTTTTATTACGTGGGGTGGATTATAA
- a CDS encoding IS91 family transposase — translation MSKGSGVIKQILKEHFAGFWEFHSDRFPKAYRSHIKETVEKTVRCGTSDLGFARYECLGCDGDPSPKFVYFTCKSRLCHRCGKKYTDDWSDRQQEMIFDVTHRHMVFTIPEELRKVFYYDRKKLNALSKQVAEVFQFHNYQKSKKRGFQSGIITVIHTFGRDLKFNPHIHALVTEGALDNQNEWVNNGYIPYDYLRKSWQKVVLDLLKKWFPSNQTVTELINDLYKRYPKGFYVNAEKKITNAKGVARYIGRYLARPAIAEYRIEDYDGDKVHYWYEDHRTGKRIDKRIPVYRFIFEILQHIPPKHFRMVGRFGLYSRRSHRKAQQILSLYSFMRTKQISLLLEKKRKKKTYRQRMMEAFEKRSI, via the coding sequence TTGAGTAAAGGTTCAGGTGTTATTAAACAAATTCTAAAAGAGCATTTTGCTGGTTTTTGGGAATTTCATTCTGATCGTTTTCCTAAAGCCTATCGTAGTCATATAAAGGAAACGGTGGAGAAAACGGTGCGTTGCGGGACTAGTGATTTAGGTTTCGCACGTTATGAATGTTTAGGGTGTGATGGAGATCCTTCCCCGAAATTTGTTTATTTCACCTGTAAAAGTAGGCTTTGTCACCGTTGTGGGAAGAAGTACACAGACGATTGGTCGGACAGGCAGCAGGAAATGATTTTTGATGTTACGCATCGTCACATGGTGTTTACCATTCCAGAGGAGTTAAGGAAAGTTTTCTATTATGACCGCAAAAAGCTTAATGCGTTAAGTAAACAAGTTGCCGAGGTTTTCCAATTCCATAACTATCAAAAAAGTAAAAAGAGAGGGTTTCAATCCGGTATCATTACAGTCATTCACACATTTGGTCGGGATTTAAAATTCAACCCCCATATCCATGCATTGGTGACTGAAGGTGCGCTGGATAATCAAAATGAATGGGTCAATAATGGGTACATTCCGTATGATTACCTGAGAAAATCATGGCAGAAGGTTGTGTTGGATTTACTGAAAAAGTGGTTCCCTTCCAATCAAACCGTTACTGAACTCATCAATGATTTATATAAAAGATACCCCAAGGGTTTTTATGTGAATGCAGAGAAAAAAATAACGAACGCCAAAGGCGTGGCAAGATATATTGGCAGATATTTGGCTCGTCCTGCCATTGCAGAATACCGCATTGAAGATTATGACGGGGACAAAGTTCACTACTGGTATGAAGACCATAGAACGGGAAAACGAATTGATAAACGGATTCCTGTATATCGATTCATCTTTGAAATCTTACAACACATACCTCCTAAACATTTTCGGATGGTAGGTCGTTTTGGATTGTACAGTAGGAGGTCCCATCGTAAAGCTCAACAAATCTTAAGTTTATATTCATTCATGAGAACCAAACAAATTTCATTGCTTCTGGAGAAAAAGCGAAAAAAGAAAACGTACCGTCAACGGATGATGGAAGCATTTGAAAAAAGATCCATTTGA
- a CDS encoding CBO0543 family protein — translation MVILKRQLKEFDFENICYLLILNIGVISINLKEIRLLQDKLYLLELNRWLKNEFLTWEWWILVVFLIVPWVIWAKLVKRDIILEILLFGTIIILTTTLLDVVGAQYSFWDYPIAFLPIIPRAFPFDFSMVPVAYMLLYQYFRTWKSFILAQIIMALTYAFIGEPFCEWVKLVNYLEWRYTYSFIYYIIVGIVTRALILKLASLSKPQDLTTK, via the coding sequence GTGGTAATACTAAAAAGGCAGCTCAAAGAGTTCGATTTCGAAAATATATGTTACCTTTTAATTTTAAATATAGGGGTGATATCAATAAATCTTAAGGAAATACGTTTATTACAAGATAAGCTCTATCTTTTAGAATTAAATCGTTGGCTAAAAAATGAGTTTTTAACTTGGGAATGGTGGATTCTAGTAGTTTTTTTAATTGTGCCTTGGGTTATATGGGCTAAACTTGTTAAACGAGACATTATTTTAGAAATTTTGTTATTTGGTACCATAATTATCTTGACAACAACCTTATTAGATGTAGTTGGTGCACAATATAGTTTTTGGGATTACCCCATTGCATTCCTACCTATTATTCCTCGGGCCTTTCCTTTTGATTTTTCAATGGTACCTGTAGCTTATATGTTGTTATATCAATATTTTAGAACATGGAAATCTTTTATTTTAGCCCAGATCATTATGGCACTAACATATGCCTTTATAGGTGAACCATTTTGCGAGTGGGTCAAACTTGTTAATTATTTAGAGTGGAGATACACATATTCATTCATATATTACATCATTGTTGGAATTGTAACTCGAGCTTTAATACTAAAACTAGCCTCTTTATCCAAACCTCAAGATCTTACAACTAAGTAA
- the spoVAE gene encoding stage V sporulation protein AE — translation MIFFWAFVVGGLICVIGQIMFDVFKFNPGLTLSILVVSGAILDALGLYEPLIDFAGAGATVPITNFGNSLVHGAIAEAEKHDLVGVITGMFEITSAGISSAIIFGMIAAIIFRPKG, via the coding sequence ATGATTTTTTTCTGGGCATTTGTTGTCGGCGGCCTCATTTGTGTGATTGGCCAAATCATGTTTGATGTATTTAAATTTAACCCCGGACTTACGCTCAGTATACTAGTCGTTTCCGGTGCGATTCTGGATGCTCTCGGATTGTATGAACCACTCATTGATTTTGCCGGTGCAGGTGCAACAGTACCGATTACCAATTTCGGTAACTCGCTTGTTCATGGAGCGATCGCCGAAGCGGAAAAACATGATCTTGTTGGCGTCATTACCGGAATGTTCGAAATAACCAGTGCTGGTATCTCTTCCGCAATCATTTTTGGAATGATAGCAGCAATCATCTTTCGACCGAAAGGATAG
- the spoVAD gene encoding stage V sporulation protein AD, whose protein sequence is MLTGHRTWIFDKKPAIISAGTVGGPFEAEGNIPNDIDLLHDNIWLNQSSFEKAHQIMMEEACQYAVKNSPIEKEQVKFFIGGDLINQITPTSFTAKTMDLPYFGLFSACATSMESLALSAFIVNNDGADYILSGCSSHNAAVEKQFRYPTEYGGQKPPTAQWTVTGAGCALVAKEGEGPRITSATVGKIADMGMSDAFNMGGAMAPAAVDTIETHLRERNVDASYYDLIITGDLGHIGRETSMDMLQKRGIAVTEENYKDCGLTIYREGQPVLSGGSGAACSAVTVYGHFLKKMKRKELNRILVVATGALHSPLTVQQNETIPCIAHAVSIESGSDVQ, encoded by the coding sequence ATGCTTACCGGACACCGGACATGGATATTTGATAAAAAACCTGCCATCATTTCGGCCGGAACAGTCGGCGGGCCATTTGAAGCAGAGGGGAACATTCCCAATGACATTGACTTGCTGCATGATAACATATGGCTAAATCAGTCATCGTTCGAGAAAGCCCATCAAATTATGATGGAAGAAGCTTGTCAGTACGCTGTTAAAAACAGTCCAATTGAAAAGGAACAGGTGAAATTTTTTATTGGCGGGGATTTAATCAATCAGATTACCCCAACAAGCTTTACCGCCAAGACGATGGATTTACCATACTTTGGCCTTTTCAGTGCATGTGCTACATCAATGGAAAGTCTTGCTCTATCTGCGTTTATTGTCAATAACGATGGAGCAGATTATATTTTGAGCGGCTGTTCCAGTCATAACGCTGCGGTGGAAAAGCAGTTCCGTTATCCGACTGAATACGGCGGACAAAAACCTCCGACAGCGCAATGGACCGTAACCGGGGCAGGATGCGCACTTGTAGCAAAAGAAGGAGAAGGCCCGCGAATCACATCGGCAACAGTAGGAAAAATCGCCGATATGGGCATGTCGGACGCTTTCAATATGGGTGGGGCAATGGCGCCTGCTGCAGTCGATACAATCGAGACACATTTAAGGGAACGCAATGTGGATGCTTCCTATTATGATTTAATCATAACTGGTGACCTTGGGCACATCGGACGTGAAACTTCCATGGATATGCTGCAAAAAAGGGGAATCGCCGTTACCGAGGAAAATTACAAAGACTGTGGATTAACAATTTATCGTGAAGGACAGCCAGTACTTTCTGGAGGAAGCGGTGCTGCCTGTTCAGCAGTTACTGTCTATGGGCACTTTCTGAAAAAAATGAAACGAAAAGAACTTAACCGGATTCTTGTTGTCGCTACAGGAGCACTTCATTCGCCGCTTACTGTTCAGCAAAATGAAACAATCCCTTGTATTGCACATGCAGTTTCAATCGAGTCAGGAAGTGATGTACAATGA
- a CDS encoding DUF1657 domain-containing protein — protein MTVSSQVKQTIAGLKSAQASFEQFALQTENKSAKQMYENAAQQTQGVLQSVEPRIKQMESEEPQYKGF, from the coding sequence GTGACAGTATCAAGCCAGGTTAAACAGACAATTGCCGGCCTAAAAAGTGCGCAAGCAAGCTTTGAGCAATTTGCACTGCAAACAGAAAATAAATCGGCAAAACAAATGTACGAAAATGCTGCCCAGCAAACGCAGGGCGTGCTGCAAAGTGTTGAACCACGTATCAAGCAGATGGAATCAGAAGAACCGCAGTACAAAGGTTTTTAA
- a CDS encoding phospholipase D-like domain-containing protein, translating into MEWIFNLYLLNTVFILFIAIWEVRHPAKALNWIVIVLVLPVIGFLLYLSISNPKLIHRKRLTSSHNESDKLPGTYSDSASIIADALRYFTVGGLRVGKAQVLNNGIAKYEQLIESLQKAQKTIDLEYYIYRNDQIGNCITELLIEKAVNGVRVRFIRDGWGSKKFPRQKILQMVEAGIECRTIFPLRFPWILSNWNYRDHCKIVTIDRKESFTGGMNVGYEYTGLKPDVGFWRDTHLQIIGEATGDLQTIFDVHWNIAVPERIKSRTKSEATKKPTKIPKYISKEINPTGSISRWSAELGSELWPIEGKIDNIQTKTGELQKAHIHTLEGNPGIPTPVIRQAYFIFITQATKTIDITTPYFIPETDIIIALKTAVARGVRVRLLVPRHINKKIVGFASRTYYGELIEAGVQIYQYDKGMLHAKLMIIDEEIAEVGAANYDMRSFRLNYEVCQVVYSADVARELTEQFERDLTDSVPLRIEDLLQRSLTERIVEQGARLLSPLL; encoded by the coding sequence ATGGAGTGGATTTTTAATCTATACCTGTTAAATACGGTCTTTATCTTATTCATAGCAATTTGGGAAGTGCGTCATCCTGCCAAAGCTTTGAATTGGATAGTAATCGTCCTTGTTTTGCCTGTCATTGGTTTCTTACTATATCTTAGCATATCGAATCCCAAGCTTATTCATCGTAAAAGATTGACCTCTTCTCATAATGAGTCTGATAAGTTACCTGGTACATATAGTGATTCAGCATCGATAATCGCCGATGCTTTAAGGTATTTTACTGTAGGCGGGCTTCGAGTCGGCAAAGCCCAAGTACTAAACAATGGAATAGCAAAATATGAACAACTTATCGAATCCCTACAAAAAGCCCAAAAAACCATTGATCTGGAATATTACATCTATCGGAATGACCAAATTGGTAATTGCATCACAGAACTGCTGATCGAAAAAGCAGTAAACGGAGTGCGGGTTCGTTTTATTAGAGATGGTTGGGGGAGTAAAAAATTTCCGCGTCAAAAAATCCTTCAGATGGTGGAAGCAGGGATAGAATGCCGGACAATATTTCCTTTACGCTTTCCCTGGATTTTATCCAATTGGAATTATCGGGATCATTGTAAGATTGTTACGATTGACAGAAAGGAATCTTTTACGGGCGGTATGAACGTTGGATATGAATATACAGGATTAAAGCCAGACGTAGGATTTTGGAGGGACACTCATTTGCAAATTATAGGGGAAGCAACAGGCGACTTGCAGACTATCTTCGACGTTCATTGGAATATCGCTGTACCAGAACGGATAAAGTCAAGAACAAAATCTGAGGCTACGAAAAAGCCCACTAAAATCCCAAAATACATATCAAAGGAAATCAATCCAACCGGTAGCATTTCAAGATGGTCTGCCGAATTAGGATCTGAGTTATGGCCTATAGAAGGTAAAATAGACAATATCCAAACAAAGACAGGAGAATTGCAAAAAGCACACATCCATACGTTGGAAGGAAACCCTGGAATTCCTACACCAGTTATTCGTCAAGCTTACTTTATATTTATAACACAAGCGACCAAAACCATTGATATAACAACGCCCTACTTTATACCAGAAACAGATATTATTATAGCATTAAAGACAGCTGTGGCTCGTGGTGTACGCGTAAGATTACTTGTTCCTCGCCATATTAATAAAAAAATCGTGGGCTTTGCAAGTCGTACCTATTACGGGGAACTTATAGAAGCTGGGGTCCAAATCTACCAGTACGATAAAGGAATGTTACATGCGAAACTGATGATCATTGATGAGGAAATTGCAGAAGTAGGCGCAGCAAACTATGATATGAGAAGTTTTCGCCTGAATTATGAAGTGTGTCAAGTCGTGTACAGTGCTGATGTGGCAAGGGAACTCACAGAGCAGTTCGAGAGGGATCTTACTGATTCTGTACCATTAAGAATTGAAGACTTGTTGCAACGATCCCTGACCGAGCGCATTGTTGAACAGGGTGCTCGCTTGCTTTCTCCATTATTATAA
- a CDS encoding thermonuclease family protein, with protein MSRKWFYVIIFCMIILTGCSGTSENNATFVRAVDGDTLIINIDGKEEYVRLLLVDTPETKHPDKPVQPFGPEASELMKDTFSQSEPIQIEFGTEKRDKYDRLLAYVYTEEGKMFNKMLLRNGLARVAYVYPPNDKCVDVFRDIEAKAKKENLGIWGLDGYVTDDGFSEGFSSDIPEMEGRPFEQDKDCSDFTTQQAAQTFFEAIGGPDKDSHRLDGEGDGIVCESLP; from the coding sequence ATGAGCAGAAAATGGTTTTACGTTATTATATTTTGCATGATCATACTTACTGGCTGCTCCGGCACATCAGAAAATAACGCCACATTTGTTCGAGCGGTTGATGGCGATACATTAATTATTAATATTGATGGGAAAGAAGAATATGTGCGCTTGCTGCTAGTTGACACACCAGAAACAAAACACCCGGATAAACCGGTACAGCCTTTTGGACCGGAAGCTAGTGAGCTGATGAAGGATACGTTTTCTCAATCAGAACCAATCCAGATTGAATTCGGTACAGAGAAACGTGACAAATACGACCGGCTGCTAGCCTATGTATACACAGAAGAAGGAAAAATGTTCAACAAAATGCTCCTTCGAAATGGATTGGCCCGTGTGGCATATGTATATCCGCCAAATGATAAATGTGTGGACGTATTCAGAGACATCGAAGCTAAAGCGAAAAAAGAAAACCTTGGTATTTGGGGTTTGGACGGTTATGTAACCGATGACGGATTCAGTGAAGGATTTTCATCAGATATCCCCGAAATGGAGGGGAGGCCATTTGAACAGGATAAAGATTGCAGTGATTTTACAACACAACAGGCTGCACAAACCTTTTTCGAAGCAATAGGAGGCCCGGATAAAGACTCCCATCGGCTAGACGGCGAAGGGGATGGTATTGTATGTGAAAGTCTTCCATAG